In Phyllopteryx taeniolatus isolate TA_2022b chromosome 22, UOR_Ptae_1.2, whole genome shotgun sequence, one DNA window encodes the following:
- the LOC133471975 gene encoding uncharacterized protein LOC133471975 — MVLSRKRVACHLQVGDEILPQVEEFKYLGVLFTSEGRMEWEIDRRIGAASAVMRTLYRSVVVKKELSRKAKLSIYRSIFVPTLTYGHELWVVTERTRCRIQAAEMSFLRRVSGLSLRDRVRSSVIREDLRVEPLLLRIERSQMRWLGHLIRMPPGRLPGEVFRTCPTGRRPRGRPRSRWRDYILRLAWERLGIPTEELDEVAGEREVWASLLKLLPPRPDPDKRKRRPRLLSRKSAFTQTASADMNRVLVCVLTAALSLGNGQQTVHQLAGDVHAVEGARVTLDCSFGRTGSDDYIFWYKQQVNAAPDFVLSNSKFSRGKTEKKYADRFRASMDASALQAPLHIESVKLSDSAVYYCALQPTLTHPLACLYKNTCTRLVPPYVGGLERTA; from the exons atggtcctcagtcggaaaagggtggcatgccatctccaggtcggggatgagatcctgccccaagtggaggaattcaagtatcttggggtcttgttcacgagtgagggaagaatggaatgggagatcgacaggcggatcggtgcagcgtctgcagtgatgcggactttgtatcggtccgttgtggtaaagaaagagctaagccgaaaggcgaagctctcaatttaccggtcgatcttcgttcctaccctcacctatggtcatgagctgtgggtcgtgaccgaaagaacaagatgccggatacaagcggccgaaatgagtttcctccgcagggtgtccgggctctcccttagagatagggtgagaagctcagtcatccgggaggatctcagagtagagccgctgctcctccgcattgagaggagccagatgaggtggctggggcatctgattcggatgcctcccggacgcctccctggtgaggtgttccggacatgtcccaccgggaggagaccccggggacgacccaggtcacgctggagagactacatccttcggctggcctgggaacgcctcgggatccccacggaagagctggatgaagtggctggggagagggaagtctgggcgtccctgctgaagctactgcccccgcgacccgacccggataagcg GAAGCGAAGGCCGCGCCTGCTCAGCCGCAAGTCGGCATTCACGCAGACTGCCAGTGCAGACATGAATCGTGTGCTCGTGTGCGTGCTGACGGCTGCTTTGAGTCTCG GAAACGGTCAGCAAACGGTGCACCAGCTGGCGGGCGATGTCCACGCTGTGGAGGGCGCAAGGGTGACGCTGGACTGCAGTTTCGGCAGGACAGGGAGCGACGACTACATCTTCTGGTACAAACAGCAAGTGAACGCAGCACCCGATTTTGTTCTGAGTAACTCAAAGTTCAGTCGGGGCAAGACGGAGAAGAAGTACGCCGACAGGTTTCGCGCCAGCATGGACGCCAGCGCCCTGCAAGCTCCTCTGCATATCGAGAGCGTGAAGCTGAGCGACTCGGCAGTCTACTACTGCGCCCTGCAGCCCACGCTGACACATCCGCTGGCGTGCCTGTACAAAAACACCTGCACCCGCCTCGTGCCACCTTACGTTGGGGGTCTGGAGCgaacggcttga